One window from the genome of Brachionichthys hirsutus isolate HB-005 chromosome 19, CSIRO-AGI_Bhir_v1, whole genome shotgun sequence encodes:
- the tln1 gene encoding talin-1 has translation MVALSLKISVGNVVKTMQFEPSTMVYDACRMIRERVPEAQLGQPNDFGLFLSDEDPKKGIWLEAGKALDYYMLRNGDTLEYKKKQRPLKIRMLDGTVKTVMVDDSKIVSDMLMTICARIGITNYDEYSLVRDIVEEKKEETTGTLKRDKTLLRDDKKMEKLKQKLHTDDELNWLDHGRTLREQGVEETEMLLLRRKFFYSDQNVDSRDPVQLNLLYVQARDDILNGSHPVSFDKACEFAGYQCQIQFGDHNEAKHKPGFLDLKEFLPKEYIKHKGERKIFQAHKNCQNMTEIEAKVSYVKLARSLKTYGVSFFLVKEKMKGKNKLVPRLLGITKESVMRVDEKTKEVIQEWNLTNIKRWAASPKSFTLDFGDYQDGYYSVQTTEGEQIAQLIAGYIDIILKKKKSKDHFGLEGDEESTMLEDSVSPKKSTLLQQQFNKVGRVETGSVALPAIMRSGAGGPESFQMGSMPQAKQHITSGQMHRGHMPPLTSAQQALTGTINSSMQAVQAAQASLEDFDTLPPLGTDAASQAWRKNKMDESKHEIHSQVDAITAGTASMVNLTAGDPAETDYTAVGCAVTTISSNLTEMSKGVKLLAALMDDEGGNGQQLLGAAKNLACAVSDMLKTAQPSNTEPRQNLLQAAGNVGQASGELLSHIGETDTDPQFQDMLMQLAKAVANAAAALVLKAKNVAQKTEDSAQQNRVIAAATQCALSTSQLVACTRVVAPTISSPVCQEQLIEAGKLVAKSVEGCVEASQGATNDEGLLKQVGVAATGVTHALNELLQHIKQYASGAHPIGRHGEATDRILDVTENIFSSMGDAGEMVRQARILAQATSDLVNAIKMDAEVESDLENSRKLLSAAKLLADATAKMVEAAKGAAANPDSEEQQQKLREAAEGLRMATNAAAQNAIKKRLVNKLENAAKQAAAAATQTIAAAQHAASSNRNQAAQQQLVQSCKAVAEQIPRLVQGVRGSQAQPDSPRAQLGLIGASQNFLQPGAKMVTASKATVPTISDQASAMQLSQCAKNLASALAELRTASQKAQESCGPLEIDNALSMVRDLEKDMQEARASAEGGKLKPLPGQTLEKCSQDLGTTTKAVSSAIAQLLSEATQGNENYTGMAARDAAQALKSLASAARGVAATTDDPQARNAMLDCAGDVMDKSANLIEETKRAIAKPGDAESQQRLAQVAKAVSQALNRCVNCLPGQRDVDNAIRAVGEASKTLLANSFPSSGRSFQDVQAHLNEVAAGLNQSANEVVQASRGTTQDLARSTSKFGQDFSNFLEAGVDMAGTSQSKEDQTQVVSNLKTISMSSSKLLLAAKALTTDPSSPNLKNQLAAAARAVTDSINQLITMCTQQAPGQKECDNALRELESVRGMLEKPTEGINDASYFDCIDSVMENSKVLGESMAGISHNAKNSNLPEFGDSVSAGSKALCGLTEAAAQASYLVGVSDPNSSAGQKGLVDPAQFARANQSIQMACQNLVDPACTQSQVLSAATIVAKHTSALCNACRLASSRTPNPVAKRQFVQSAKEVANTTANLVKSIKALDGAFNEDNREKCKAATGPLIEAVDNLTAFASNPEFASIPARISPEGHAAMEPILAAAKTMLESSTGLIQTARSLAVNPKDPPKWSVLAGHSRTVSDSIKKLISNMREKAPGQRECDDAIEVLNGCIREVDQASLAAISQQLTPREDISMETLHEQMAASVHEISNLIDPVAVAARSEASQLGHKVSQMVSYFEPLIMAAIGTASKIVSSQQQMAVLDQTKTLTESALQMLYTAKEAGGNPKAAHMQEALEESVQMMKEAVDDLGATLAEAASAAGAVGGMVDSINDAINRMEDPPAHEPEGTFVDYQTTMVKTAKAIAVTVQEMVTKSNTNPDDLGGLANQLTNEFGNLADEAKYAAMTAENQEIGSHIKKQVGELGFGCTGLVTKAGALQCSPSDSFTKKELIEGARKVSEKVSHVLASLQAGNRGTQACITAASAVSGIVADLDTTIMFATAGTLNRENAETFADHRECILKTAKALVEDTKMLVSGAGASQEKLAHAAQSSVSTITKLADVVKLGAANLGSEDPETQVVLINAVKDVAKALGNLISATKAAAGKPYDDPSMLQLKSSAKVMVTNVTSLLKTVKAVEDEATKGTRALEATIEHIRQELAVFSSSDPPAQTTTPEEFIRMTKGITMATAKAVASGNSCRQEDVIVTANLSRRAIADMLHSCKEAAFHPDVSKDVQMRALRYGNECASGYLGLLEHVLVIIHKPSHDLKQQLAVFSKRVAGSVTELIQAAEAMKGTEWVDPEDPTVIAENELLGAAAAIEAAAKKLEQLRPRTKPKEADESLNFEEQILEAAKSIAAATSALVKAASAAQRELVAQGKVGAIPANAVDDGQWSQGLISAARMVAAATNNLCEAANSAVQGHASEEKLISSAKQVAASTAQLLVACKVKADQDSQTMKRLQAAGNAVKRASDNLVKAAQKAAFDAEDDQAVVVKSKMVGGIAQIMAAQEEMLRKERELIEARKKLALIRKQQYKFLPSELMEDGGDQ, from the exons ATGGTGGCCCTGTCACTGAAGATCAGCGTGGGGAACGTGGTGAAGACCATGCAGTTTGAACCCTCCACCATGGTGTACGACGCCTGCCGCATGATCAGGGAACGGGTTCCCGAGGCCCAGCTGGGACAGC CCAACGACTTCGGCCTGTTTCTGTCCGACGAGGACCCGAAGAAAGGCATCTGGCTCGAAGCGGGCAAAGCCCTGGACTACTACATGTTGAGGAACGGG GACACTTTGGAGTACAAGAAGAAGCAGAGGCCTCTGAAGATCCGCATGTTGGACGGCACGGTGAAGACCGTCATGGTGGACGACTCCAAGATAGTCAGTGACATGCTGATGACCATCTGTGCAAGGATAG GCATTACAAACTATGACGAGTACTCCCTGGTGCGAGACATCGTtgaggagaagaaggaagagaCCACGGGGACCCTGAAAAGGGACAAGACTCTGCTAAGAGATGACAAGAAGATGGAGAAGCTGAAGCAGAAACTCCACACCGACGACGAGC TGAACTGGCTGGACCACGGGAGGACGCTGCGGGAGCAGGGCGTGGAGGAGACGGAGATGTTGCTGCTGAGGAGGAAGTTTTTCTACTCGGACCAGAATGTGGACTCCAGAGACCCCGTCCAGCTCAACCTGCTCTACGTCCAG gcccGTGACGACATTCTGAACGGGTCCCATCCGGTCTCCTTTGACAAGGCCTGTGAGTTCGCCGGCTATCAGTGTCAGATTCAGTTCGGCGACCACAACGAGGCCAAACACAAGCCCGGGTTCTTAGA cctaAAGGAGTTCCTTCCCAAAGAGTACATCAAGCacaaaggagagaggaagatctTCCAG GCTCACAAAAACTGTCAGAACATGACGGAGATCGAGGCCAAAGTCAGCTACGTCAAGCTGGCCAGATCCCTCAAGACGTATGGGGTGTCCTTCTTCCTGGTCAAG GAGAAGATGAAGGGCAAGAACAAGCTGGTGCCTCGTCTGCTGGGCATCACCAAGGAAAGCGTGATGAGGGTGGACGAGAAGACCAAGGAGGTGATCCAGGAATGGAATCTGACCAACATCAAACGTTGGGCTGCGTCGCCCAAGAGCTTCACGCTG GACTTTGGAGACTACCAGGACGGTTACTACTCGGTGCAGACCACGGAGGGAGAGCAGATAGCGCAGCTGATTGCTGGTTACATCGACATCATCCTCAAAAAG aaaaaaagcaaggaCCACTTCGGCCTGGAGGGAGATGAAGAGTCCACCATGCTGGAGGACTCTGTCTCACCAAAGAA GTCCacgttgctgcagcagcagttcaacAAGGTGGGGAGAGTGGAGACGGGCTCCGTCGCCCTGCCGGCCATCATGCGTTCGGGCGCTGGGGGGCCAGAGAGCTTCCAGATGGGCTCCATGCCTCAGGCCAAGCAGCACATCACCAGTGGACAGATGCACAGGGGACACATGCCTCCTCTG ACTTCGGCCCAGCAGGCGCTAACCGGGACCATCAACTCCAGCATGCAGGCCGTCCAGGCTGCCCAGGCGTCTCTGGAGGACTTTGATACGCTGCCCCCGCTGGGAACCGACGCT GCATCCCAGGCCTGGCGCAAAAACAAGATGGACGAGTCCAAGCACGAGATCCATTCTCAGGTGGACGCCATCACAGCGGGCACCGCGTCCATGGTCAACCTGACTGCAG GTGACCCGGCAGAGACGGACTACACGGCGGTGGGCTGTGCCGTCACCACCATCTCCTCCAACCTGACGGAGATGTCAAAGGGGGTCAAACTGCTGGCTGCGCTGATGGACGATGAAGGAGGGAACGGACAGCAGCTGCTGGGTGCCGCTAAGAACCTGGCGTGTGCCGTCTCCGACATGCTGAAGACCGCCCAGCCCTCAAACACCGAG CCCCGTCAGAACCTGCTCCAGGCGGCAGGAAACGTGGGCCAGGCCAGCGGAGAGCTCCTGTCTCACATCGGAGAGACGGACACCGATCCACAGTTTCAG GACATGCTGATGCAGCTGGCTAAAGCTGTGGCTAATGCCGCAGCAGCTCTGGTGCTAAAAGCTAAGAATGTGGCCCAGAAGACGGAGGACTCTGCTCAACAGAACCGGGTCATCGCTGCAGCCACCCAGTGTGCTCTGTCCACCTCCCAGCTGGTAGCCTGCACCAGG GTGGTGgcgccgaccatcagctccccgGTGTGCCAGGAGCAGCTGATCGAAGCCGGCAAGCTGGTGGCCAAGTCGGTGGAGGGCTGCGTGGAGGCGTCGCAGGGCGCCACCAACGACGAGGGCCTCCTCAAACAGGTGGGCGTCGCCGCGACGGGTGTCACGCACGCCCTCaacgagctgctgcagcacatcAAGCAGTACGCCAGCGGGGCTCATCCGATTGGACGGCACGGCGAAGCGACCGACCGCATCCTGGACGTCACGGAGAACATCTTCAGTTCCATGGGAGATGCGG GCGAGATGGTTCGTCAGGCTCGTATCCTCGCTCAAGCCACATCCGACCTGGTCAATGCCATCAAGATGGATGCAGAGGTGGAGTCGGACCTGGAGAACTCGCGCAAGCTGCTGTCGGCTGCAAAGCTGCTGGCGGACGCCACGGCGAAGATGGTGGAGGCAGCGAAG GGCGCGGCAGCAAATCCTGACagcgaggagcagcagcagaagctgcGAGAGGCCGCCGAGGGCCTCCGCATGGCCACCAATGCTGCGGCGCAGAACGCCATCAAGAAACGACTGGTCAACAAGCTGGAG AATGCAGCTAAacaggcggcggcggcagccacTCAGACGATAGCTGCTGCCCAGCACGCCGCCTCCTCCAACAGGAACCAGGCcgcccagcagcagctggtccaGAGCTGCAAG gcGGTGGCGGAGCAGATCCCTCGGCTGGTTCAGGGAGTCCGAGGAAGCCAGGCCCAGCCCGACAGCCCCAGAGCCCAGCTGGGCCTGATCGGCGCCAGCCAGAACTTCCTGCAG CCTGGCGCTAAGATGGTCACGGCCTCCAAGGCCACGGTTCCCACCATCAGCGACCAGGCCTCGGCCATGCAGCTCAGCCAGTGTGCCAAGAACCTGGCCAGCGCCTTGGCTGAGCTCCGCACTGCGTCGCAAAAG gcTCAGGAGTCCTGTGGTCCACTGGAGATAGACAACGCTCTGTCCATGGTGAGAGATCTGGAGAAGGACATGCAGGAGGCCAGGGCTTCAGCCGAGGGGGGCAAACTGAAGCCACTGCCAGGCCAGACg ctggagaaatGCTCCCAGGATCTGGGAACCACCACGAAGGCTGTGAGCTCGGCCATCGCCCAGCTGCTGAGCGAGGCTACCCAGGGCAATGAGAACTACACGG GCATGGCGGCCAGAGACGCGGCCCAGGCCCTGAAGTCCTTGGCCTCGGCCGCCCGGGGAGTCGCCGCCACCACAGACGACCCTCAAGCGCGGAACGCAATGCTGGACTGCGCTGGCGACGTCATGGACAAGTCGGCCAACCTGATAGAAGAGACCAAGAGGGCCATCGCCAAGCCGGGAGATGCAGAGAGTCAGCAGAGGCTGGCCCAG gTGGCGAAGGCCGTGTCTCAGGCCTTGAACAGGTGTGTGAACTGCCTTCCTGGCCAGAGGGATGTGGACAACGCCATCCGCGCCGTGGGCGAAGCCAGCAAGACCCTGCTGGCCAACTCC TTCCCATCCAGTGGAAGAAGCTTCCAGGATGTTCAAGCTCACCTCAATGAGGTAGCAGCCGGACTCAACCAGTCAGCCAACGAGGTGGTCCAGGCGTCCAGAGGGACCACCCAGGATCTGGCCAGGTCCACCAGCAAGTTCGGACAGGACTTCAGCAACTTCCTGGAGGCCGGCGTTGACATGGCGGGAACATCCCAG TCCAAAGAGGACCAGACGCAGGTGGTGTCCAATTTGAAGACCATCTCCATGTCCTCCagcaagcttctgctggcagccAAAGCCCTGACCACTGACCCCAGCTCCCCCAACCTGAAGAACCAGCTAGCGGCTGCCGCGCG GGCCGTTACGGACAGCATCAACCAGCTTATCACCATGTGCACTCAGCAGGCTCCCGGGCAGAAGGAGTGCGACAATGCTCTCAGAGAGCTGGAG TCGGTGAGAGGGATGCTGGAGAAGCCAACGGAGGGCATCAACGACGCGTCGTACTTCGACTGCATCGACAGCGTGATGGAGAATTCAAAG GTCCTTGGTGAGTCCATGGCTGGAATCTCCCACAATGCAAAGAACTCCAACCTGCCAGAGTTCGGTGATTCAGTCAGCGCTGGCTCAAAAGCTCTGTGTGGTCTGACTGAAGCGGCTGCACAG GCTTCCTATCTGGTGGGGGTTTCTGACCCCAACAGCTCAGCGGGTCAGAAGGGCCTCGTAGACCCGGCTCAGTTTGCCCGGGCTAATCAGTCCATTCAGATGGCCTGCCAGAACCTGGTGGATCCGGCCTGCACACAATCCCAG GTTCTGTCTGCAGCCACCATCGTAGCCAAACACACGTCTGCGTTGTGTAACGCCTGCCGTCtagcctcctccaggacgccAAACCCTGTTGCTAAGCGACAGTTTGTCCAGTCAGCCAAGGAGGTGGCCAATACTACAGCCAACCTGGTCAAGTCCATTAAG GCTTTGGACGGCGCGTTTAACGAGGACAACAGGGAGAAGTGTAAGGCTGCCACCGGCCCTCTGATAGAAGCCGTGGACAACCTGACGGCCTTCGCATCCAATCCGGAGTTTGCCAGCATTCCCGCTCGGATCAGCCCTGAG ggTCATGCAGCCATGGAGCCCATTTTGGCGGCGGCGAAGACGATGCTGGAGAGTTCGACCGGCCTGATCCAGACTGCCCGCTCGCTAGCTGTCAACCCCAAAGACCCCCCAAAGTGGTCGGTGCTAGCCGGACACTCCAGGACGGTGTCTGACTCCATCAAGAAGCTCATTTCCAACATGAG AGAGAAGGCCCCCGGCCAGAGAGAATGCGACGACGCTATCGAGGTGCTGAACGGCTGCATCAGAGAAGTGGACCAAGCCTCTCTGGCTGCCATAAGCCAGCAGCTGACTCCCAGGGAGGACATCTCCATGGAG ACTCTCCATGAGCAGATGGCTGCCTCGGTTCATGAAATCAGTAACTTGATTGATCCGGTAGCGGTGGCTGCTCGCTCTGAGGCGTCCCAGCTGGGACACAAG GTGTCTCAGATGGTCAGCTACTTTGAGCCTTTGATCATGGCAGCCATTGGCACGGCGTCCAAGATTGTCAGCAGCCAACAGCAGATGGCCGTCTTGGACCAGACCAAGACCCTGACGGAGTCGGCACTGCAGATGCTGTACACCGCCAAAGAGGCTGGAGGAAACCCCAAG GCGGCGCACATGCAGGAGGCCCTGGAAGAGTCGGTGCAGATGATGAAGGAAGCCGTGGACGACCTGGGGGCAACGCTCGCCGAGGCAGCCAGCGCAGCGGGCGCCGTGGGGGGCATGGTCGACTCCATCAACGACGCCATCAATAGAATGGAAGACCCGCCTGCACATGAACCTGAAGGCACCTTCGTGGACTACCAGACCACCATGGTTAAGACGGCCAAGGCCATAGCAGTCACCGTGCAGGAGATG GTCACCAAGTCGAACACCAACCCAGATGACCTCGGAGGATTGGCCAACCAGCTGACCAATGAGTTCGGAAACCTGGCAGATGAGGCCAAATATGCGGCGATGACTGCAGAGAATCAGGAA ATTGGCTCACACATCAAGAAGCAGGTGGGGGAGTTGGGCTTCGGCTGCACGGGACTGGTGACGAAAGCCGGAGCGCTGCAGTGCAGCCCCAGCGACTCCTTTACCAAGAAAGAGCTGATCGAAGGCGCCCGCAAAGTCTCCGAGAAG gtgtcCCATGTGTTGGCCTCCCTGCAGGCAGGTAACCGCGGCACCCAGGCCTGCATCACAGCTGCCAGCGCCGTGTCTGGAATCGTCGCCGACCTCGACACCACCATCATGTTCGCCACGGCCGGGACTCTGAACCGAGAAAACGCCGAGACCTTCGCTGACCACAG AGAATGCATCCTAAAGACAGCCAAGGCTCTGGTGGAGGACACCAAGATGCTGGTGTCCGGCGCCGGGGCCAGTCAGGAGAAACTGGCCCATGCTGCCCAGTCTTCCGTGTCCACCATCACCAAACTGGCTGACGTGGTCAAACTGGGAGCTGCCAATCTGGGTTCCGAGGACCCCGAGACTCAG GTCGTCCTCATCAATGCGGTGAAGGACGTGGCCAAAGCGCTGGGCAACCTCATCAGCGCCACGAAGGCGGCTGCAGGCAAACCGTACGATGACCCCAGCATGCTGCAGCTGAAGAGCTCCGCTAAG GTGATGGTGACCAACGTGACGTCCCTCCTGAAGACGGTGAAGGCCGTGGAGGACGAAGCTACTAAAGGGACCCGCGCTTTGGAGGCCACCATTGAGCACATCAGACAGGAGCTGGCT GTGTTCAGCAGCTCGGACCCGCCGGCGCAGACGACCACGCCGGAGGAGTTCATTCGCATGACCAAAGggatcaccatggcaacggcgAAGGCGGTGGCTTCTGGGAACTCGTGTCGGCAGGAAGACGTCATCGTCACAGCCAACCTCAGCAGGAGGGCCATTGCTGACATGCTGCACTCCTGCAAG GAAGCGGCGTTCCACCCGGATGTCAGTAAGGACGTCCAGATGAGAGCTCTGCGCTACGGGAACGAGTGCGCCTCCGGATACCTCGGCCTGCTGGAGCACGTGCTGGTG ATCATCCACAAGCCGTCTCATGATCTGAAGCAACAGTTGGCCGTCTTCTCCAAACGGGTGGCCGGTTCTGTCACCGAGCTCATCCAGGCTGCAGAAGCCATGAAAG GCACGGAGTGGGTGGACCCCGAGGACCCCACAGTCATCGCTGAGAATGAGCTGCTGGGTGCAGCAGCGGCTATTGAAGCCGCTGCCAAGAAGCTGGAGCAGCTGAGGCCCCGGACCAAGCCCAAG GAGGCGGACGAGAGCCTGAACTTTGAGGAGCAGATTCTGGAGGCTGCCAAATCCATCGCAGCTGCCACTAGCGCTCTGGTAAAAGCTGCCTCGGCTGCACAGAGGGAGCTTGTGGCTCAAGGGAAG GTGGGGGCTATTCCAGCGAATGCGGTGGATGATGGACAGTGGTCCCAGGGGCTCATTTCAGCG GCTCGAATGGTTGCGGCGGCGACCAACAACCTGTGTGAGGCGGCCAACTCGGCGGTGCAGGGACACGCCAGCGAGGAGAAGCTCATCTCGTCGGCCAAGCAGGTGGCGGCCTCCACCGCTCAGCTGCTGGTGGCCTGCAAGGTCAAGGCCGACCAGGACTCCCAGACCATGAAGAGGCTCCAG GCTGCCGGGAATGCCGTGAAGAGAGCCTCCGACAACCTGGTGAAGGCGGCCCAGAAGGCGGCGTTTGATGCGGAGGACGACCAGGCTGTGGTGGTCAAGAGTAAGATGGTGGGAGGCATCGCtcag ATCATGGCCGCTCAGGAGGAGATGCTGCGGAAGGAAAGGGAGCTGATTGAAGCCAGGAAGAAGCTGGCCCtgatcaggaagcagcagtacAAGTTCCTCCCCTCGGAGCTGATGGAGGACGGCGGCGACCAGTGA